Below is a genomic region from Rosa chinensis cultivar Old Blush chromosome 5, RchiOBHm-V2, whole genome shotgun sequence.
TCATGGGAAAAAAGACTTGATAATTGCCATGCTCGTTTGAAAAAAGGCAAAGTTTAGGGATGTGTGTAATCCCATCAATTTGCTCAGATTATCCCCATTCTATGTTCATCTACATGAACTATTCAGGTTAGATTTTGGCGTGCATATCTCTAAGAATATGCTGCCCTACAAATCAAACAGACAGATCGAGAAGATTgcaataaaaataattataaagagaaagggctctgttttttttttttttttcctctttgttTTATCCAAGGAGGAGCTCTGCTTCATCATGGCAACATTGGTCATCAATCATCATGCACTGTAGTGAATGCTTTGTAACATTAATTTACACAAAGTCCTCTGACTGTCTTCGCTACCTTTGTCTATCAAATTTCATACAAAAGGCTCATGTTCTCATGACGCAGAGAAAGCACTGAACAACAATACcaggaaaggaaacaaaatgAATACCCATCAACCCCAATTTGAATTTATAATGTATGCATCCCAGCAAGGTTCATGCATGACATCATTTCGTATTAAAACGTGTCGTAGAACTACAAGTAGTTGGACACATGCATTTACAAAACTACCACTATATGTATAAACTGCACCAGCTAGATTAAGGAGAGGTCTATAGTGCGGTCGCATCATTAAGCATGAAAATCTCACTTGTGTAACAAACagcatatttatatttttaagtGAAAATTTTGTCCGGAATAAAAGGAATGGAGAATATTACACATGTCATTTAATTTTTACATTTTCGATACGTGTTGGTTATGGAGAAAATTCAAACCAACCACGTACAATGTCTCATAAGGTTTACTCCATCTTCTGATCTTCCCCACACAACATGTGATAAATCACTGCCTAAAGCCCTAAACCACAtgaattttcttcttcaaaCACTACTATCCACATGGTTTGATTAACCTTTCACGTATCCAAAACCCTAACAGACCTGTTCATCACGTACATACGGATATGGTGTTGTCCTTAGCGACTGGGACCTTTAGTTTTGGTCCGGTAAAAAAGACACTTTCTTTTCACAGGAAAAAAGAGGACCCGCCGCAGAGCCCTTTATTGGGTTAAACGACATAACACGATGAAATCAACGGGACCTTTCACAAAAATGGAATCCAATGGTTGTCGCATGAATGGGTAATATTTCCGAGGATAGAAACGTAAATTCATATTTCAAAGCTTTTCTTTATTCCCAGTGAAAAGTGAAAGCTACCTGTCTGCCATTGAACAAACAGTATCCACGTAAACTACTTTTGACCGTTGAATCACTCAAATCGCTACACGTCAAAATAgacaatttcaatttatttaccACACTAAAAGTTAAGAATACATGGATTTTTGACACCACGCTCCATTCGAATTGATGTCGGTGTCCCAAAAACTTCTGAAATTGAATGATTAATCCGCTAAGAGCCCGATCGGCTAACAAAGCATGCAACCCCTTCTCTAATTACAATGGACAAGAACGTGGATATTTCACATCTTAATATTTCCGTGGAGGGACCCAATGTATCTAATAAATTAAAAACATAGATATTTCAATAATATAACTGTTATTAATTATTGTAAACCAAGTAATTAAGCAACACAGTACCAAATTTAAACCATCAATTACAAACCACTGGGGGGAAACCCTTCAAACTCATAAACCCTCATACAGTAGTGGCACACTCTACTAGGAATCACAGTGGCGTAGATTGTAAATAAGCTAAATCAATGGGGGCATTTGGACTCGAAGGCAAACGGACCGACGGTGTACAGAAGGAAGGGGAGCTTCTTCTCCGACAGGAACGGCTTGGACGGCCTCAGAACGGCGCCCGTAAGTCCGCCGTGGAAGTCGGTGATCTTGGAACACGCGGTGGTCGGAGCGGAGACGAGCGAGGCCTTGCACTTGTGGGCACCGTAGGTTGTGATGGTCTTGGGAGCTGTAATGAAGAAGTAGCCGTGCTTGTCCGTCGTGCCCTTCACGACAAGCGGgtacttggtgttgttgcaCTGGAGCTTCACGGTAGCACCTACAATATAAAAGGACGTCATTTTGGGTTTGTAATTAATGTAATATTTGTAGTGCACTtgtcaaataaaacaaaagggaTTTAAACTTTACCGGCAATGGCAGTGGCGTTGAGGAGAGTGTCGACGCCGGAGTACTTGCACGACTTGCAGTAGACGACGCCTTGAACGGCCACGAAGCTACGTGGGAAGGGCTTCTTGGGAGGGTAGGTAGGAGGATGAACCGGGGCAGGGGAGTGAGCCGGTGGCGCGTGGTGAGTGGGAGGGTGGCTCGGGGGCTGAACGGGAGCGTGGTGGTAGGGAGAGTGAGCCGGCATGTGGGAAGGTGGGTGAGCGTGGTGGTGGTGAGTGGGAGGGTGGACAGGAGCGTGAGCCGGAGGGTGGACCGGGGAAGCGGTTGGAGGGTGTGGGTGAGGtttggggtggtggtggtggtggccgtGAGTGGGAGGGTGGGCAGGGGAGGCTATTGGGTGTGCATAGTAACCATGATGGCGCGACGGAACCGGTGCCTGAGCTTCAATGGCTGAGAGCTGAGCAAGAACAGTGAAGGTGTTTAGTAGGAGAACAGAGAGCTGAACAAAAACTAAAGCTTTTGCAACACCCATTTTTGCCTCGTTGAGAGAGTGAGTGTGAGTGAGAGTGAGGGGATTAGTGGAAGTGAAATATGAATATATAGGGGTTTCGGCCGGGATTCGCTGCGGCAATGCTTGGTGGAATTGGTTTTTAAATTTTGGTGGGTTaagggtcgggtcgggtcagggaGTGGTGCTTACTgggttttccattttttttgggAAGTGGCAGATAGGCTCACATGCACAGAAACCAGGAGCCAATGAATATGGAGGTGGCTGTGTGGAAGTTTCCAAGACGTTCGAGAATCGGACCTGGGTTTAATTAAATGGGTACACACTTGACATAATTTTAATTGGGTTATGTTATTTGATGGGTAATGATGCTTAACTTTGGTAAAAAGGTAATTAACTAAGTAATTTAGATAAAGtgatttctttttttgatcGGAAGATAAAGTGATTTCttgaaagaagaaaattaaAGGCTGGGAGATTGGGTATTGAGACTGTAGTCATGGAAAAGTGGAGGCAATGATAAAGACTAGACCCTAGAGATTGATGTATGAGAGAATATTGTACGTTACAATGTGACAGATGTGTGTAATTCTGTGTACAATTAATTTTTACTAGTCTCAAACGGTAACAATGGGCATTATTACTGCTAAAACCATCTCCAATGGAGAGGATTTTTGCCAAATGGACAAGGCAACGGTAGAAAATGACATAGCAACTCAACTCAACGTGGATTTGACATATCAAACCAATTTattagaccatctccaatgaATTTGTCATTTGCCACTTGGAAGCCCAACAGCTATAAATGACACATGAAAGTACCCTCCAATCCATATGTTATTGCCACCATGGATGACAATTTGGTTTCaaactgtcaaatttgacagacccAAATGAAAttgtcttttctatttttattgtttctctctcGTTCTCCCACTTCCCTtcgcctctctctcttcttcctacCCAGACCAAAGCAAAAACTCAGTAGATCTGCAATTTTGACATCACCACCGTTCTTCAGTCGGTCTTTGCTGAGCTAGGCATCAAACCCCGTCATCCAAGATAAGCAGTTTGGGAATAGTAAAGGTCACCATTTTTTGCCGACGGCAGGGCGCAATAGAGGttatgtatatatgtaaaaCCAAAGGATGATGTATGTATAAATTAAGGTGAGGTGGGAGATCGATTTTGAGGAATAAAGAGGGAGAGAAATAGATATTGAGTCATTAAGAGTATGTGGCCATATGATCATCTCTGTTTGGGAGATATGGAGGTTTCATGGGACAagtttgtaattatattttggAGGAATTGAGGATTTTAGACCTTTGGAAGTTATGGAAATTCATGTGTTATTGTTTCttgaaagaaaaggagagaaatAAATGGGGAGATTTAAACAGAAGGAAGAAAGtcgcagaagaagaaggaagaaagttgcagaagcagaagaagaagaagaaaaggaactgagaaacagaaggagaagaagatagagaagaaagagaaaacgtttttctctttgttataaaatattctgaaaaaagaatagattgaaaaaaaaaacctaaagagagagaggggagaacGTGGCTTGGTCGTTCTTGCATAGAGGCATGGCTTGTCCGGCGGTGTGCCCCCATGACATCATCGTCAGACGGGCTAGAAGGGACGTGGTGTCCTAAGGTCTGTGGTCCAGTCAGAGTGAGCACTGCAGGGGCGCGGAGTCGACATCCAAATTCACTGAGGATGAAAGGGATGGGCAGCAGTGGTTAGATGGCTGGCCGGCGAGGCTAGCGGCGACTTATCTCGGAGCGAAGTGAGGTCGTTACAGTAGGGTGGCAGCGCTAGGATTCTCTGTGATAGGAGCGGATCGTTTGGATTCGATCTGGATGGGACAGATTGATCTCGATCTGAGGAGGGTCGTTGTCTCTTGCTGGCATGGTGGGGAGGATGGTGGGATGGAGGAACGGTGCACCGACGTGGGGCGTCAGGCAGGGTTAGGTGAGGAGGCTGCAGGAAGGGTGGCTCAGGGGGGATGGGGAGGGTGTGAAACCTGCAGTGTTCAACCACGACTTGGGCTTAGCTATAGATGCGCCTGGGCTTTGACCCTTGACCCagtttatttttctgttttgttattTACTTGGGCTTATTGTTATTTACTTTTAGTAGTATGTGGCTCTATGCTGGctgacaagacccaccccgaattccaccctggaatccgaagtggccctgtgggacccacctttaaaggagatttaccaaaaatttcggtataacctcccttaaaaatggttaacccaaaatcctgcggaaaaccaaaattcacttctaataatccaaccacaactcctggagccaccctgctcccaaattcaaccaatcccatctcaaagctaataacatcatacataatctccaaaaggtacaagttactacaatcaccaaagttaggtcatggacctcaaatataattcatacaagtttgggttacatatcccttagtaatcagagcattctaggaatataaatggacaaggagtgcagtaggttaaacaggtaacctacagaatgtgatggcggaagcaggtgcggtcactatggctcacactcgtacaccgagcagcaatactgcaatctgggcatttgaaaccgaagggcccagggaaaagtatataaaaacgttagcgtgagtggacaaaaataaataattgaaaggaaaaaggagtttatacttttccacatttatatcaataaaactcccgatgcatgaaataattaagaaaaccaCGAGAAacccgctcaagaaaaaccgactagccccgctagtcaagagcaacaacaaaaggatatggggaaaaagagttcaccatacgggaatgcagcccctcaggctctacctaccctcgactaccactcacacatagattgtgcgaggaggagaactaataacctcaactaccactctcacatagattgtgcgaggaggagaacattacctcgactaccacccacgtgaggaggagaaagctacctcaactgccactcacaaacacaaagtaagtgaggaggagacctattcacatgacccgcgtatggtgaggaagaagatcgtcgaaagtcaataaatctgtatagtttccccacatttctcacgaaataagaatccaagtgtataaagacgtgaccccgcacgccaagatcatctcaagttcaaatataaataggatataaataagtataaagttttacttcatcgaaatcttatttcgtaaatctcataaTAAACTCAATTagccgaatataaatataaaataaatagtatagATTCTAaatccgcataaatcaaaatcctcaaatcgagcataatgaatcttaattcaaaagttcaaaccaataaatcaatcaataatccaaaccaaaataaaatgctcgataattaagttgataaatcaataaactcaaaacttgaggaatttaatttgcatgcatcaattaaaatcaaaagtccactcacaatatgcgATTAATCCCGATGTCGCTCGTGattttcctcgtatggagactcctctcgtcctgtacgaataacattcataaatatatatttttgacaGGACGGaatttaactttacgatacttaggaatggaaattcaaaacatccccccTTCCTAAAATCCAACTTCTCAACTCTCTACAACAAccatccttaatactccaacATTAATCTTTCATCGATGTAATATCTAAAGTGAATCCGAAAGAAATTCGGCGATCAAACTCACGAAAATCGATGATTAATCATttaaactcaattcgtaattcctccgatatccaccaaacttcatgcatcaaattctacaatcattataggatATATGGAACTAAAACTACAATTAAAATGCAGCTCCACGCGCCGGcgaccactacctccgatgaccaccaaattccggcattagcatctacacaacaggcccaacaattttcccaactgcaacataatccaattttacctcgaaacGGTCGAATCAAACCGGTGAAGAAAAGCCCCAaaacctcaagaaccctagaaatgaaaaatcgttaattcgacctctacaatgcaaattggaatgaactaccttaggggaaatgatctccatcaaaaaccgaaccttcgatgctaacctggtggccggaatggccggaagtggccggaatggccggaaatcggtgaaatcccaaaactgcaaccggagcaatCCTTGCTTCGATCTGGAATTTCtcggccaaaactccaaaatcctaAGTCACTAGTGTCAAGAGAGGGTTGAGGCGCTCCTGTGGTGACCggctgcacgccggttggtggccggaaagtgaagaATCAAAGGGAGGAAGAGAAACCCGAAGGGAAAGGGAgaagagtcgggggagaggagagagaaagaggggtgggtttccggttttggaaacctacccgggtaactttctatatttatcaaaattttaCCATAAATAGTAACTTCTgtatttcactcataacttttgcatacgaactccgatttttacgtaccacatatgcacgcgctcggtttaacaccctctacaattttcatgaaggaaattttctcaaattattaacccataaaaagtcaatttttagccaccccctaaacgttaaaattataaccgcgaacggtaaacataaagaaattcgtgtaactcagtaaaaagggtacatcagatgtggggtgtaacactGGCAATAAGTCTCTATCACCTTTGGGTAGGGCAACGTGGGATTTGTCCCTGTATGCACACTCAGTGTtccttgtctggcctagcgagACTGCGAGATATTTGgttgatcaaatggacgcaacctcctagtggcaggatgaaacagAGTGTCACCGGATTTATTTtcgtgcggcaacatagtgggaaagctgtgttaTTTGCAATGATGCTTCTTCGTATGAGaattatctttccggtatgtcaccgctatgtcaaagcaaatggagtagccattcgtgcactctttgttaattggtgcttgttagaatacatagattttgtggagactTCTGGTATTATTTCAAAACGTTCtctctatgcttattgtaatttggggttcagacTCTACGTCCCCTCCCTTGTATTATGCTGTTTCGATAATTAAGGCTCTACGTCCCCTCCCTTGACTTTTGGTATTATTTCAAAACGTTCTCTCTATGCTTATTATAATCTGGAGTTCAGGCTCTACGTCCCCTCCCTTGTATTCTGTTGTTTCGATAATTAAGGCTTGAAAGCAGCCGCACCAacccattttcaaaaaaaaaaaaaaaatctgaaaaaaataataaaataatatttaaattagACCTATATGCTGAAGTAGAAGTATGTCAAAATTGACAATTGCCACCTCTaccttcaaattcaaatttgacataggCATTTTGACTCaaccattggagatgctcttaaatTTGACAGCTCTTCCCAACTCTGTCAAATATTTCTTTTCTCCCTCTTTccttttgttctctctctctctctctctctctctctctctctctctctctctctctctctctctctctccccactcATGACCAACCTTCATGAATCATTCTCCGATTCTCATCTCTCTATTTCTTCCTAGTAGGCAGTTCCACCATACCAGAAACAACTATGGCAAATATTCATGAATTTCTGACAAATATTCGCAAAGTCCAATTTAGATTTGAGATTTGGGGTTGGTGATTTAATGGAGATAAGCAAAATCATGAACATCTTACACCCAAAAGCATATCAAAATGAATCCCAATAATTcgatctctctctacttcttctGTTAATTGGGTTTTGCTTGTGTCCGTCCTTATTGCAAAGTCAAGCTAAGCTCTTTCCTGATCAAGGCTCAAACTTTGATCTTTCTTTCTCTGTTTTGATGCTTTTTGCAGATCTTGGTCTGAGCATAAAATGGGAGAAATTTTGGTTTGGGTTggtttgctttttgtttgtggttATTCTCCTCCCCTAAAATCTTATATGGAATAGttagggagggagagagagagagagagagagagagagagagagagagagagagagagagaggaggagaagaagacagAGAGTTTCTACACAAGACAAAAGAAGGGGTTGAGTTGGGTTGGTGGTGAAGTCTACAAACTGTTATTTGCCACATTAtctgtcaaattcaaatttgacctaAAATTTTTGACATCTCTACTGAAGATGCTCTGAGTTGCCTCCaaatctgtaaaaaaaaaaaagtgaaaataagagttatatataattaatttgTGAACACTTCATGATTCATATATGTTGATAGCAGTGATGGATCTCGATTAAGAATTCATAATTTTGATTAGTCAacttgtgatatttaatattattgaatcatcttatatatagatatactcaattttcttttcacgattcatatatttattaattattatATCACTTTCGTAGGTCCATTTATGTTTGCAGTCAATAGTGTCTTGACCAATAATAGTGTTCTACGACATTTTAATACGGCATAGTTTGACATTATCATCTTTCATCTTGATCTTTTAATTTAGGATTGATTATTTTttagggg
It encodes:
- the LOC112202039 gene encoding non-classical arabinogalactan protein 31; this encodes MGVAKALVFVQLSVLLLNTFTVLAQLSAIEAQAPVPSRHHGYYAHPIASPAHPPTHGHHHHHPKPHPHPPTASPVHPPAHAPVHPPTHHHHAHPPSHMPAHSPYHHAPVQPPSHPPTHHAPPAHSPAPVHPPTYPPKKPFPRSFVAVQGVVYCKSCKYSGVDTLLNATAIAGATVKLQCNNTKYPLVVKGTTDKHGYFFITAPKTITTYGAHKCKASLVSAPTTACSKITDFHGGLTGAVLRPSKPFLSEKKLPFLLYTVGPFAFESKCPH